A region from the Bactrocera dorsalis isolate Fly_Bdor chromosome 1, ASM2337382v1, whole genome shotgun sequence genome encodes:
- the LOC105223902 gene encoding ribosome biogenesis protein WDR12 homolog, which translates to MEVENGEGQVQVRLKTKQEHFAIPDVPYTVEGSVTTAELNTFVNTLLEQAALNNSEYKAPIEFDFIVFDEYLRGRLCDHIREKEFSFEDTIDIEYVERFPAPEPQDCLLHDDWVSAVKACDKWILTGCYDNTINIWTVKGKHVLTIPGHTQPLKAVAWISVDDQRGKFVSCSQDQTAMLWEWLVGTNSVECVSICKGHERGIDCVDVSPNKTKLATGSWDTMLKIWSAEINEGCEGTFKRQKESGATRVPDITLQGHRECISSVQWMDAETVLTGSWDHTLKIWDLHLEGIKSEISSNKSIFDASYSKLNRLIITASADKNLRLYDPRTNQGNLVRNTYFGHSQWVQTVMWSSTEEYLFISGSYDNQNKLWDYRSPKAPLYDLLGHGDKVLDIDWSNPKYIVSGGADNTVRVFKSRKVMVPEPTDDTK; encoded by the exons ATGGAAGTAGAAAACGGCGAAGGTCAAGTGCAGGTGCGGCTTAAAACTAAACAAGAGCA CTTTGCCATACCAGATGTTCCGTACACAGTAGAAGGAAGTGTAACCACCGCAGagttaaatacatttgtaaatactttACTAGAGCAAGCAGCTCTGAATAATAGTGAATATAAGGCACCAATTGAATTTGATTTCATAGTGTTTGATGAATATTTGCGTGGTCGTTTGTGTGATCACATACGAGAAAAAGAGTTTTCTTTTGAAGATACTATTGACATTGAGTATGTTGAACGTTTTCCCGCACCAGAACCTCAGGACTGTCTTTTACATGATGATTGGGTTTCCGCTGTAAAAGCCTGTGACAAATGGATATTAACCGGATGTTATGATAATACCATAAACATATGGACGGTAAAAGGCAAACATGTATTAACCATACCTGGCCATACACAGCCACTAAAGGCAGTTGCCTGGATATCGGTTGATGATCAACGCGGAAAATTCGTTTCATGTTCACAAGATCAGACGGCGATGTTGTGGGAGTGGTTGGTAGGGACGAATTCAGTTGAATGTGTCTCGATATGTAAAGGACATGAGCGGGGTATAGATTGTGTTGATGTTAGTCCGAATAAAACAAAGCTTGCTACAGGCAGTTGGGACACAATGTTAAAAATATGGTCGGCAg AAATTAATGAAGGCTGTGAAGGAACTTTTAAGAGACAAAAAGAAAGTGGTGCAACAAGG gtTCCTGATATTACTCTGCAAGGTCATCGCGAATGTATATCTTCTGTACAATGGATGGACGCTGAGACAGTTTTAACAGGAAGTTGGGATCATACTTTGAAAATTTGGGACTTACATCTCGAAGGAATTAAATCAGAAATTTCTTCTAATAAATCGATATTTGATGCaagttattcaaaattaaatcgtCTTATTATAACCGCATCAGCGGATAAAAACTTACGACTTTACGATCCACGTACAAACC aGGGCAATCTTGTTCGTAACACATATTTTGGGCACAGTCAGTGGGTGCAAACAGTCATGTGGTCCTCAACGGAGGAATACTTATTTATATCTGGTTCCTAtgataatcaaaataaattatggGATTATAGAAG CCCTAAGGCCCCGCTTTACGATTTGCTTGGACATGGGGACAAAGTATTGGACATTGATTGGTCAAATCCAAAGTATATCGTATCCGGCGGTGCTGACAATACTGTAAGAGTTTTCAAGTCTCGAAAAGTTATGGTGCCCGAACCAACGGATGATACTAAATAA
- the LOC105223910 gene encoding uncharacterized protein LOC105223910 — protein MKTLIVCSILMTLALAHPQREGAAYTNEAIRQAQQTFLIPKDAQIQNVQEGIELGAYEAIPGNQRINLFEILGDQVPSEVINNLQSQVDQIGRNK, from the coding sequence ATGAAAACCCTCATTGTGTGTAGCATTCTAATGACGCTCGCATTGGCCCATCCTCAACGTGAAGGAGCAGCCTATACTAATGAAGCCATTCGCCAGGCACAGCAGACTTTTCTCATACCAAAAGATGCACAAATACAAAATGTGCAAGAAGGTATTGAACTGGGTGCATACGAGGCGATTCCCGGCAATCAGCGGATAAATCTATTCGAGATCCTCGGTGATCAAGTGCCATCTGAAGTTATTAACAACCTTCAGTCACAAGTCGATCAGATTGGTAGGAATAAGTAA